One window of the Carassius auratus strain Wakin chromosome 20, ASM336829v1, whole genome shotgun sequence genome contains the following:
- the otofa gene encoding otoferlin isoform X7, producing MALVVYLKTVTELRGKGDRIAKVTFRGLSFFSRVLENCEDEARFEQAFRWPIGSQVDGDEMLEIQVFNYSKVFTNRLIGTFRMVLQKVVEEGHLEVSDTLIDDNNSAIRTSISIEIKYQTMDGSVKVWSDGEFLDIPDDCDGTFQFETDSLLSGRSQSSGTSPGRSIHGIPTFRKTGKGVFSAMKLGKTRISKDDHKKGDDAAILDAEDLDRKTMRLGGGLDPDTISLASVTAVTTNVSNKRSKPDIKMEPSSGRLVDYQISVTVIEARQLVGLNMDPVVCVEIGEEKKYTSMKESTNCPYYNEYFVFDFHVPPDVMFDKILKISVIHSKNLLRSGTLVGTFKLDVGTVYSQAEHQFHHKWAMLSDPDDITAGCKGYVKCDIAVVGKGDNIKTPHKANETDEDDIEGNLLLPEGVPSERQWARFYVKIYRAEGLPKMNTSIMANVKKAFIGENRDLVDPYVLVQFAGQKGKTSVQKSSYEPIWNEQVIFTEMFPPLCRRLKVQIRDSDKVNDVAIGTHFIDLRKIANDGDKGFLPTMGPAWVNMYGSTRNYTLMDEHQDLNEGLGEGVSFRARLLISIAVEILDTSSAEIMSSTEVQIEPVSNMSESATGKMEEFFLFGSFLEATMIDRKIGDKAISFEVTIGNYGNQIDGVSKPASAKKKKEGGGESEEEETELIHNSSDEEGEDDGDLTSVPSTPPMKPVITDRNYFHLPYFEKKPCIYIKSWWQDQRRRLYNSNIMDKIADKLEEGLNDVQEIIKTEKAYPERRLRGVLEELSTSCSRFVTLANKDQNLSGRTKLDKERLKSCMRELESMAQQAKTIRSQVKRNTVRDKLKLVLNFLHRLRFLADEPQHSIPDVFIWMISNNKRIAYARIPSKDILYSIVDEEMGKDCGKVKAVFLRLPGKKGFGPAGWTVQAKLEMYLWLGLNKQRRDFLSGLPSGYEENKATKGTGIQAVPPISLVYNMKQVFQLRAHMYQARSLFAADTSGLSDPFARVFFSTHSQVTEVLSETLCPTWDQLLVFDNVELYGEAGELRDDPPIIVIELYDQDTVGKAEFIGRTFAKPLTKMVDEHYGPPRFPPQLEYYQIYRGNCAAGDLLAAFELLQIPYDDEEIRRALIAVHDFAVPQIKIGPAGRAALPPIDGPTDSDRGPILPVPLGIRPVLSRYRIEVLFWGLRDLKRINLAQVDRPRVDIECAGKGVQSALIQNYKKNPNFSTLVKWFEVDLPENELLHPPLNIRVVDCRAFGRYTLVGSHAVTSLRKFIYSPPDKTANNWAHTARLANGYMALTNGTSHSRPHSRPISHPSGEIVVNMDPEPHIKKMDTVVKMDANEDEKEKEKKKKKKKKGEEVDEEEPDESMLDWWSKYFASIETMMENLRAQEAALAEAEEREDLEIAAESAEIKADDFPMKGTKPKEKSKDKKSSKDKKKNHDGTDKRPPKPKVDELMVYNKELESEFGSFEDWLHTFNLFRGKAGDDIDHNVVDDDRIVGRFKGSLCMYKLPLSEEIIRDAGFDPNMGMFQSIPHNDPINVLIRIYIIRATDLHPADINGKADPYIVIRLGKSEIRDKENYISKQLNPVFGKSFDIEATFPMESMLTVAVYDWDLVGTDDLIGETKIDLENRYYSKHRATCGIASNYSVHGYNVWRDPQKPTQILAKLCKEAKLDGPNYGPGGKVKVANRIFLGPTEIEDESGLKKQTEEHLALTVLRHWEEIPRVGCKLIPEHVETRPLLNPDKPGIEQGRIEMWVDMFPMDVPAPGPAIDISPRKPKSFELRVIIWNTDDVVLEDDAFMTGEKMSDIYVRGWLKGQQEDKQDTDVHYHSLTGEGNFNWRFVFPFDYLMAEEKIVISKKESMFSWDETEYKIPARLTLQVWDADHFSADDFLGAIELDLNKFPRGAKTAKQCSLNMVLKEHELPTISIFKQKRVKGWWPFVARDENDEFELTGKVEAELHLLTAEEAEKNPVGLGRNEPEPLEKPNRPDTTFLWFLSPLKAIRYLICNRYKWLIIKIVLALLLLIMVGLFLYSMPGYLVKKLLGA from the exons GACAGGAAAAGGAGTGTTTTCAGCCATGAAACTGGGAAAGACACGCATCTCTAAAGATGACCACAAAAAAGGAG ATGACGCTGCCATTTTGGATGCAGAAGATCTTGATCGAAAGACCATGCGTCTGGGCGGTGGGCTCGACCCTGATACCATCTCACTGGCCTCTGTCACTGCAGTAACCACGAACGTCTCCAACAAAAG ATCAAAGCCTGACATTAAGATGGAGCCCAGTTCAGGGCGTCTTGTGGATTATCAG ATCAGCGTAACAGTAATCGAGGCCCGTCAGTTGGTTGGTTTGAACATGGATCCTGTGGTTTGTGTGGAAATTGGCGAGGAGAAGAAGTATACATCGATGAAGGAGTCCACAAACTGCCCCTACTACAATGAG TACTTTGTCTTTGACTTCCATGTGCCTCCAGATGTCATGTTTGACAAGATCCTGAAGATTTCG GTTATACATTCTAAAAACCTTCTACGAAGCGGTACTCTGGTGGGCACCTTCAAACTAGATGTGGGAACTGTTTACTCACAAGCTG AGCATCAGTTCCACCACAAATGGGCAATGCTGTCGGACCCTGATGACATCACAGCCGGCTGCAAAGGTTACGTTAAGTGTGACATTGCAGTCGTAGGAAAAGGAGACAACATCAAGACACCGCACAAGGCCAATGAAACAGATGAGGATGACATAGAGGG GAATCTTCTTTTGCCGGAGGGTGTTCCATCAGAGAGACAATGGGCTCGGTTTTATGTTAAGATTTACAGAGCTGAGGGACTACCAAAAATGAACACCAGCATCATGGCCAATGTGAAAAAAGCATTTATCGGGGAGAACAGGGATCTTGTGGACCCTTATGTCCTGGTGCAATTTGCAGGGCAGAAG GGTAAAACGTCAGTTCAGAAGAGCAGCTACGAGCCCATCTGGAATGAGCAAGTAATCTTCACCGAGATGTTCCCACCTTTGTGTAGGCGACTGAAAGTTCAGATCCGTGATTCAGACAAGGTGAATGATGTTGCCATAGGAACCCATTTCATTGATCTACGAAAGATCGCAAACGATGGAGACAAAG GGTTCCTACCTACTATGGGCCCAGCCTGGGTGAATATGTATGGTTCTACCCGTAACTACACCCTGATGGATGAGCACCAGGACCTAAATGAGGGGCTGGGGGAAGGTGTGTCTTTTAGGGCACGCCTCCTCATTAGTATCGCAGTGGAGATCCTGGACACCTCCTCTGCAGAAATAATGAGCTCTACTGAGGTACAAATAGAGCCGGTGTCCAACATGTCAGAG AGTGCCACGGGGAAGATGGAGGAATTTTTCCTTTTTGGATCGTTCTTGGAGGCCACAATGATAGACAGAAAAATTGGAGATAAAGCCATCAGCTTTGAAGTCACTATCG GTAACTATGGTAACCAGATTGATGGAGTGAGCAAGCCTGCATCagcaaagaagaagaaagaggGTGGAGGGGAGAGTGAAGAAGAGGAGACTGAGCTCATCCATAACTCCAGCGATGAAGAGGGAGAGGATGATGGAGATTTGACATCTGTGCCGTCCACCCCTCCTATGAAACCAGTTATAACTGACAG GAATTACTTCCACTTGCCTTACTTTGAAAAGAAACCCTGCATTTACATCAAGAGCTGGTGGCAAGATCAGAGGAGACGGCTCTACAACTCCAATATAATGGACAAGATTGCAGATAAACTG GAGGAAGGTCTGAATGATGTTCAAGAAATCATAAAAACAGAGAAAGCATATCCAGAACGCAGACTTCGAGGAGTTTTAGAGGAGCTTAGCACAAGTTGCAG TCGATTTGTTACACTGGCAAACAAAGATCAGAATCTATCCGGAAGAACCAAGCTGGACAAAGAGAGGCTCAAGTCCTGCATGAGAGAGTTG GAGAGTATGGCTCAGCAGGCGAAGACTATCCGCTCACAGGTGAAGAGAAACACAGTTCGAGACAAACTCAAGCTAGTGTTGAATTTCCTTCACAGGCTTCGTTTCCTGGCAGATGAG CCCCAGCACAGCATCCCTGATGTGTTCATATGGATGATTAGCAACAACAAACGCATAGCGTACGCCCGCATTCCCTCCAAAGACATCCTCTACTCAATTGTTGACGAAGAGATGGGAAAGGACTGTGGGAAAGTTaaagctgtttttctcagg CTGCCTGGAAAGAAAGGCTTTGGGCCTGCTGGCTGGACAGTTCAGGCTAAACTGGAGATGTATTTGTGGCTGGGCTTGAACAAACAGAGGAGGGACTTCTTGAGTGGCCTCCCTAGCGGCTATGAAGAAAACAAGGCTACTAAGGGAACCGGCATTCAAGCTGTTCCTCCCATCAGCCTGGTTTATAACA TGAAGCAGGTGTTTCAGCTGAGGGCCCACATGTATCAGGCTCGCAGTCTGTTTGCTGCTGACACTAGCGGCCTGTCTGACCCTTTTGCAAGGGTTTTCTTCTCCACCCACAGCCAGGTGACAGAG GTCCTCAGTGAGACTCTTTGTCCTACATGGGATCAGTTGCTTGTGTTTGATAATGTTGAACTCTACGGTGAGGCTGGGGAACTCCGTGATGATCCACCAATCATTGTCATTGAACTGTATGACCAAGACACTGTG GGGAAAGCTGAGTTCATTGGGCGAACATTTGCAAAGCCACTAACTAAGATGGTTGATGAACACTACGGGCCGCCACGGTTTCCCCCTCAGCTGGAGTACTACCAGATCTACAGAGGAAACTGCGCTGCAGGAGATCTGTTGGCTGCTTTTGAGCTCCTGCAG ATTCCTTATGATGATGAGGAGATCAGGAGGGCCCTTATTGCTGTCCATGACTTTGCTGTACCTCAGATCAAG ATTGGTCCAGCAGGGCGGGCAGCTCTTCCTCCAATTGATGGGCCGACTGATTCTGACCGTGGACCCATTCTTCCTGTTCCATTGGGCATACGACCAGTTCTCAGCAGATATCGTATAGAG GTCCTGTTCTGGGGTCTGAGGGACCTTAAAAGAATCAATCTGGCTCAGGTGGACAGGCCTCGTGTGGACATCGAGTGTGCAGGGAAAGGAGTTCAGTCCGCCCTCATTCAGAACTACAAGAAGAATCCTAACTTCAGCACGTTAGTGAAGTGGTTTGAAGTG GATCTGCCAGAAAATGAGCTTCTTCATCCACCACTCAATATTCGGGTGGTGGACTGCAGGGCATTCGGACGCTACACCTTGGTGGGGTCTCATGCCGTGACCAGCCTTCGCAAGTTCATCTACAGCCCCCCAGACAAGACTGCTAACAACTGGGCTCACACCG CTAGACTGGCCAATGGCTACATGGCTCTCACGAATGGGACATCTCATTCCCGCCCCCACTCCCGTCCCATTTCTCATCCCTCAGGTGAAATTGTGGTCAACATGGACCCTGAACCCCACATTAAGAAGATGGACACAGTTGTCAAGATGGATGCT AATGAGGatgagaaggagaaagagaaaaagaaaaagaagaaaaagaaaggcgAAGAAGTGGACGAGGAGGAGCCGGATGAGAGCATGTTGGACTGGTGGTCCAAATACTTTGCCTCAATAGAGACTATGATGGAG AATCTCAGAGCCCAGGAGGCTGCTCTGGCAGAGGCAGAGGAAAGAGAAGATTTGGAGATAGCAGCAGAGAGTGCAG AGATCAAAGCTGATGACTTTCCTATGAAAGGCACCAAACCCAAGGAGAAGAGCAAAGACAAGAAGAGCTCCAAGGACAAAAAGAAGAACCACGATGGCACAGATAAACGACCTCCAAAACCAAAAGTTGATGAACTCATG GTGTACAATAAAGAGCTGGAGAGTGAGTTTGGTAGCTTTGAGGACTGGCTCCACACCTTCAACCTGTTTAGAGGAAAGGCTGGAGATGACATTGACCACAATGTGGTTGATGATGACAGGATTGTGGGCAGATTCAAG GGCTCCCTCTGTATGTATAAACTCCCACTGTCTGAGGAGATCATCAGGGACGCAGGATTTGACCCAAACATGGGCATGTTCCAAAGTATTCCTCACAATGACCCTATCAATGTTCTCATAAGGATTTATATCATTAGA GCCACAGATCTGCATCCCGCGGATATAAATGGTAAAGCAGATCCTTATATAGTCATTCGATTGGGAAAGTCAGAGATTCGGGACAAGGAGAACTACATATCCAAGCAACTAAATCCTGTCTTTGGAAA ATCGTTCGACATAGAGGCTACGTTCCCAATGGAGTCCATGCTGACGGTTGCAGTATATGACTGGGATTTGGTTGGAACTGACGACCTGATTGGTGAGACTAAGATCGATTTGGAGAACCGATACTACAGCAAACACAGAGCCACATGTGGCATTGCATCCAACTACTCTGT CCATGGTTACAATGTATGGCGTGACCCTCAGAAGCCAACCCAGATCCTTGCTAAGTTGTGCAAAGAAGCTAAACTGGATGGACCCAATTATGGACCTGGTGGGAAGGTCAAAGTTGCAAACCGCATCTTTCTTGGGCCAACAGAAATTGAAGATGAGAGCG GTCTGAAGAAGCAGACTGAAGAACACTTGGCTCTTACGGTTCTTAGGCATTGGGAAGAGATCCCACGTGTTGGTTGCAAACTCATCCCTGAGCATGTGGAGACCAGACCGCTCCTCAACCCAGACAAGCCAGGCATAGAGCAG GGAAGGATTGAAATGTGGGTGGACATGTTTCCTATGGATGTACCAGCACCAGGACCAGCCATTGACATATCACCACGCAAACCAAAGAG CTTTGAGCTTCGTGTTATTATTTGGAACACTGATGACGTAGTTCTAGAGGACGATGCTTTCATGACAGGAGAGAAGATGTCTGACATCTATGTCAGGGG TTGGCTAAAAGGACAGCAGGAGGACAAACAGGACACAGATGTGCATTATCACTCTCTAACTGGGGAAGGAAACTTCAACTGGCGCTTTGTTTTCCCTTTTGACTATCTCATGGCTGAGGAGAAGATAGTCATCTCTAAGAAGGAATCCATGTTTTCCTGGGATGAGACCGAGTACAAGATTCCTGCTCGACTCACCCTTCAAGTATGGGATGCTGACCATTTCTCCGCAGATGACTTCCTGG GTGCGATTGAGCTGGACTTGAATAAGTTTCCCCGTGGGGCAAAAACAGCTAAGCAGTGCTCTCTCAACATGGTTCTCAAAGAGCATGAGCTGCCAACCATCTCCATCTTCAAACAGAAAAGAGTGAAGGGCTGGTGGCCATTTGTGGCCCGGGATGAGAATGATGAATTTGAGCTCACA GGGAAAGTGGAGGCAGAGCTCCATCTGTTGACAGCGGAGGAGGCAGAGAAAAATCCAGTCGGCCTTGGGCGGAATGAACCTGAACCACTTGAGAAACCAAA CCGTCCTGACACCACCTTCCTGTGGTTTTTGAGTCCGCTGAAGGCCATCCGCTACCTGATATGCAACCGCTACAAATGGCTCATCATCAAGATCGTCTTGGCTCTGCTGCTGCTGATCATGGTGGGCCTGTTTCTCTACAGCATGCCAGGCTATCTGGTCAAGAAGCTGCTCGGGGCCTAA